Genomic segment of Streptomyces sp. NA02950:
GGCCCGGGTGCGCTGACCGCCCCGGTGCCGTACGCCGCCTGTCCGACCCGCCCTTGGATGCCAGGAGCCATGTGTGACCGAGCCTGATGAGCCGGACCCTCAGCCGCAGCCGGGAGCGGTACCGGCGCCCGGCTGCCCCGCGGGGGCGGAGGGCGGCACCGGGGCGGTACCGCTGGACACCCCGGAGTTCGGCCGGGACCCGTTCGCCGTCTACCAGCGGCTGCGGGAGGCACACGGCCCGCTGGTCCCGGTCGAGCTGGACCCGGGCGTCACCGCCACCCTGTGCGTGGGCTACGAGACCGCGCTGGAGATCCTGCGGCGCCCCGACGCGTTCTCCAAGGACCCCCGGCGGTGGCGGGCGAGGAACGAGGGCCGGGTGCCCGGCACCAGCCACGCCGGGCAGATGATCCGGTACCGGCCGATGGCCACGGCGGTGGACGGCGAGGAGCACCGCCGCTACCGCGCCGCGATCGACGACAGCACCAGCCGGATCGACCCGGGCGCGCTGCGCGGCTATGTCGAGCGCATCGCCGACTCGCTGATCGACCAGTTCTGCGCCGCCGGGGAGGCCGATCTGGTCGGCGACTACGGGGCGCTGCTGCCGCTGCTGGCCCTCGGCGAACTCTTCGGCTGTCCGCGGGGGATCGCCGACCGGCTCTTCACCGGGCTGGCGAACATGCTCGACGGCACGGACATCGGCTCCGCCGACCGGATGGTGGCCGACGCGCTCCAGGAGCTGATCGATCTCAAGCGTGTCCGCCCGGCAGCCGATGTCACCTCCTGGCTGATCGCCCACCCGGAGCGGCTGACCGACGTGGAGCTGGTCGAGCAGCTCGGTCTGCTGATGGCCTTTGGCAGTGAGCCGGTGATCAACCTGATCGGCAACGCGCTGCGGGTGCTGCTGACCGACGACCGGTTCGCGGGCGGGCTCTCCGGCGGCAGCATGCTCGTGGAGGACGCGCTGGACGAGGTGCTGTGGACGGATCCGCCGCTGGCCAACCTGGCGGTGCACTTCCCCCGGCACGACATCGACCTGGCCGGGGTGCGGCTGCGCGAGGGCGAGCCCGTCGTGATCAGCTTCGCCGGGGCCAACCAGGACGCGCTGCGCGTGGCCGGAAGCCCGCAGGGCAACCGGGCCCATCTGGCGTTCAGCGCCGGTCCGCATATGTGCCCCGGGCGCAGCTCGGCGCGGCTGATCGCGGCCGTGGCCATCGAACGGCTGCTGGACCGCCTCCCGGATCTGGCCCTGGCCGTCCCGCCGGAGGAGCTGCTGTGGCGTCCCGGTATCTACCAGCGCGGTCTGGTGGCCCTCCCGGCCCGCTTCCCGGCGGCGGAGACGTCCGCCGAGCACCATGCGGCCCCCGCGGCGGACCCGGCCCCGGCGGGGGCGGACCTGGGGGCCCCGGCCGGGAACACGGCGCCCGGCGCCGGACCGGCCGAGGCGGGGAGCCCGGCCACCACGGAGCCGGGAACGGCGGGTGGCCCTGGCCACGAGCCCTTCGACCGGCCCGCCGATGAGCCCGGCGACCAGCCCGGCGCGGCGGAGCCGGAGACGCCGGAGGAGACGGCGGAGGGGGCGGACGCGCCGGATCCGGTTGCCTCCGTGGCCCGGGGCAGGCCGACCGTGCTGGCCGCGCTCAAGAGGTGGCGCCGCCTCCGGTAGACCTCGCCTCCGGTGGTCCGTGCCCGTGGGCGCGGCAGCCCGTGGGCTCCGCCCGCCCCGGCCGAGGCTTCGGCGGCGCCCGCCGATGAGCCCGGGCGCCGCCTCCGCTGGACCGGTTCCCGCTCAGATGCCGGTCACGGCCGCGACGGTGAACGGGGTCTGCGGTGTGCCGTCGCCGAGCGGACCGCCCTTGTCGAACTGGGAGCGGACCACGTAGAGCGTGCCGTTGCGGCGTATCAGGGTGGTCGGGACCTGGAGCGTCTCATCGGTGAACCGGCGCTCCTGGCGGGCCGCGAGGCCGTCCGCCGCGACCCGCCAGCGGCTGATCGCGTTGCTGGTGTTGTGTGCCGCCCACAGGGTGCCGTGGCGCAGTTCGAGGCCGTCGGCGAGGCGCAGATCGCCGCCGTGCAGGGCCACCTTCCGGATCCGGCCCGAGGACAGGTCCAGCCGGTAGAGGTCGCCGCCGGTCATGTCGACGGTGAGCAGATAGCGCCCGGTCGGGTCGGCGACGATGCCGTTGAGGGTGTAGGTGCCCGGATCGTGCGGCTCCATCGCGTCGTTGAGGTCGAAGCGGGGGGTGAGGACCGCGTGCCCACCGTGCGCGCGGGCGCGGGCGATCTGCCCCGGGGTGACCCGGTAGACCACGGCGCGGACGCTGTCGGTGAGGTACGCGCTGCCGTCCGGGGCGATGGCCAGGTCGTTGACGAACCGGGCGTCCTGCCCGGGGACGTCGAAGCGGGCCAGCAGGCGGCGGGTGCGCGGGTCGTAGACGGAGACACCGGCGGTGGAGTCGGTCACCCACAGCCGCCCCGCGCCGTCCACCTTCAACCCGTTGGCGGTGGTGCGGCCGTCGGTGCCCGCGGGCAGCAGCACCTCGGCCACCCGGTGGCCGGGGGTCATGCGGTAGACCGTGCCGTCGGCGTACGACCCGGCGTAGAGGGTTCCGGTGCGCGGGTCGGCGGCGATGCCCTCGGGGTAGACGCGGCCGCCGGGCAGTTCGTACGCGGCGGAGATCCGGGGCTGGAGGGGGTGGTGCGCGGCCGGGCGGACGGACGGGGTGCCGTGCCGGTCGGTGGCGTGGGCGGCGGGGCCCAGCGGCAGGACGGCGGCCAGGGCCGTGACGGCCACGGCCAGCGTGCGGTGCGGAAGGACGCGGGACAGGGCGCGGGACATGGAGGTCTCACTTCGGTTGTACCGGCTCAGCAGATGAAAGAACCCTCTGCTTTGGATGTGTACGAACGAT
This window contains:
- a CDS encoding cytochrome P450; its protein translation is MTEPDEPDPQPQPGAVPAPGCPAGAEGGTGAVPLDTPEFGRDPFAVYQRLREAHGPLVPVELDPGVTATLCVGYETALEILRRPDAFSKDPRRWRARNEGRVPGTSHAGQMIRYRPMATAVDGEEHRRYRAAIDDSTSRIDPGALRGYVERIADSLIDQFCAAGEADLVGDYGALLPLLALGELFGCPRGIADRLFTGLANMLDGTDIGSADRMVADALQELIDLKRVRPAADVTSWLIAHPERLTDVELVEQLGLLMAFGSEPVINLIGNALRVLLTDDRFAGGLSGGSMLVEDALDEVLWTDPPLANLAVHFPRHDIDLAGVRLREGEPVVISFAGANQDALRVAGSPQGNRAHLAFSAGPHMCPGRSSARLIAAVAIERLLDRLPDLALAVPPEELLWRPGIYQRGLVALPARFPAAETSAEHHAAPAADPAPAGADLGAPAGNTAPGAGPAEAGSPATTEPGTAGGPGHEPFDRPADEPGDQPGAAEPETPEETAEGADAPDPVASVARGRPTVLAALKRWRRLR
- a CDS encoding SMP-30/gluconolactonase/LRE family protein, with the protein product MSRALSRVLPHRTLAVAVTALAAVLPLGPAAHATDRHGTPSVRPAAHHPLQPRISAAYELPGGRVYPEGIAADPRTGTLYAGSYADGTVYRMTPGHRVAEVLLPAGTDGRTTANGLKVDGAGRLWVTDSTAGVSVYDPRTRRLLARFDVPGQDARFVNDLAIAPDGSAYLTDSVRAVVYRVTPGQIARARAHGGHAVLTPRFDLNDAMEPHDPGTYTLNGIVADPTGRYLLTVDMTGGDLYRLDLSSGRIRKVALHGGDLRLADGLELRHGTLWAAHNTSNAISRWRVAADGLAARQERRFTDETLQVPTTLIRRNGTLYVVRSQFDKGGPLGDGTPQTPFTVAAVTGI